The Halopelagius inordinatus genomic interval GACTCTCTTCGCGACGGTCGGCGACGAGACGTACCGAATCGACCGCCACCCGACGATGAGCGAACACCCGGTCACGCCGATGACGGAAGCGGACCTCAGAGACCACCTCGGCGAGCAGACTGACCGAGATATCGGGTTGCTCGATATCCGGAGCATCGACGGCGAGGAGGGCGCGGACCTCGACGCCGCCCTCGACGACGTCGTCGAAAGCGACGAGATAGTCTTCTTCGACGGTCTGAACCGAGACCACCAACGGAAGGTCGGTCGTCTCGTCTGGGAGCGTTGCGAGTCGCGAGGGGAGGACGCGGCCCCGCTGTTTTCGGCCTCGTCGTCGGGTCTCGACTACGCGCTGACGGAGTACTGGCGGTCGGCCGGAGTGGTCGACGCGTCCGAACCGCCGACGCCAGCGGACGCCGTCGACCGCATCCTCGTCGTCTCGGGGAGCGCGTCGCCCGTCACCGAGGCGCAGATCGAGTGGGCGGTAGAACGCGGGTTCGAGGGGATACGGCTCGATACCGAACGACTCGTCGACCCCGAGAAAGCCGACGAGGCCCGCGGGGAGGCGATTCGGGCGGCGTTCGAGGCGTTGAACGCGGGTCGGAGCCCGCTCCTCTACTCCGCTCGCGGCCCCGACGACCCGGCCATCGAGCGAACGAGGGCCCGCGCCGAGGCGGCGGGCGTCACTCCGGACCGAATCGGCGACAGACTCGGCGACCAACAGGGGAAGATAACGCGGACGATATGCGCCGAGGCGGGTCTCGACAGAGTCTGTATCGCAGGCGGCGACACGAGCGGACACGTCGCCCCGCACCTCGACATCTTCGCGTTGAAGTTTCTCTCCCGCGTCGGCCCGGGGGGCCCGCTCTGCCGCGCGGCGTCGCGCGAGACGGCGTTCGACGGACTGGAAATCGCGCTCAAAGGGGGGCAGGTACAGACCACGAGCGACGAGGCGGACTTCTTCGGCGCGGTGATGGAGGGCGGGGCCGCCCGGTGACCCCGCGGACACCCGACCACAAATACTATTCCGCCGCAGTGTGGAGCTGTACCTCGGAAGACAATGGCAACCACAGTCGCGTTGATGGGAGCCGGCGGCAAGATGGGCTGTCGGATAACCGATCAACTCCGAGACGCCGACCGGTACGAACTCCGCTGCGTCGAACCGAGCAAAGCGGGGCGCGAACGACTGGCCGAGCGCGGACTCTCCGCACGACCCGAACACGAGGCGGTATCGGGCGCCGACATCGTACTGCTCGCGGTACCGGACGAACTGATCGGGTCGATAACCGCGGACGTCGTTCCCGAACTCGACGCGGGGACGATGGTCGTCTTGCTCGACCCGGCGGCCGCCCACGCCGACGTGCTCTACGACCGCGAGGACGTGACCTACTTCGTCGCGCACCCCTGTCATCCCTCATTTTTCACCGCCGACACGGGGATGGCCGACGACGATACGGACTGGTTCGGCGGACAGGGGCGAGACGAACAGAACATCGTCTGCGCTCTCCACCGCGGCCCGGAGAGCGATTACGAACGGGGCGAGGCGATAGCGCGCGACATCTACGCGCCCGTCGGCGACGCCCACCGCGTGACGACAGAACAGATGGCGATGCTCGAACCCGCCCTCGTCGAATCCCTGTTGGGGTCGTGTCTGTACGCGATTCGCGACGGATACCGGCGCGTCGTCGAGGCGGGCGTCCCGGAGGAGGCCGCCCGGGACTTCCTGTTCGGTCACTTCCGAATCGAGTTCGGTATCGTCTTCGGACTCACCGACTTCCCGTTCTCCGACGGCGCCCAAGCGGCGATAGAACAGGCCAGAGAAGACATCTTCACCGACGACTGGGAAGACGAGATATTCGCCCGAGACAACGTCGCACAGAGTGCGGAGGAGATCGTCGCCGATGACTAGAGACGCCCCTCGGAGAGTCGTCACAGAAGTAACGTACCGACGCGCCGGAGGGGTTCCGAACGGCGACGAGACGCCGAGTCCCCGCGACCGACCGGTCCCGAAGAACCGACCGATACCACGTTCACAAAACGATGTCCACGGAGAAATCGATGACGGGTAGTTTAGGCAGTGCAGTCGTCGTAGCACTCGATCACGGCCTTCACTGGGGGGTCTTCGACGGGTTCGAGGACCGCCGCCGAACGCTGGAGGCGGTGCTCGAAGGCGGCCCGGACGGAATTCTCGCGAGCGTTCCGTTCTTAGAACAGCACCGAGACCTGTTGGACGACCACCCCTCGGTGTACACGATAGGGACGGTGGATATCATCCACGACTCGACGATTCCCGGAGAACAGGCGTCCGACGAGATTCACAGACAGGTGTTCGACCTCGAAGACGCGGCGCGGGTCGGCGCGGACGCGGTGAAAGCCTGTCTGATATACGGACGGAACGATCCCGGCGTTCTCGGCGACAACCTCGAGTTCGCCGCCCGTATCGCGCGGAACGGGCGGCACCACGGTCTCGAAGTCGTCCTCGAACCCACGCTTTGGGGCCCCCGAATCGAGGACGACCTCGACGCGGACCTGATCGGCGAAGCGGCGCGAATCGGGGCCGAACTCGGTCCGGACATCCTGAAACTGTACTACCCCGGCGACGCCGACGCGTTCGCCCCGATAGTCGACCGAGCGCCGTCCCCCGTGTACGTCGCGGGAGGGCCGCTAGCCGAATCCGAATCCGCGGTGCTCGAAATGACCGCGGACGCGGTGGACGCCGGCGCGGACGGTGTGATATACGGCCGCAACGTCTGGCAACACGAAGACCCCGCGAGCGTCGTCGAAGCGCTCAAAGATATCGTTCACGACGGTGCGACGCCCGACGAATCGCTCGCTCGCTTCGACAGATGAGTTTCGAGCCACCGTTCTTCCAGATAAACTACAAACTGTACCCTGATACGTGGGGAGAGGACGGACTCGAGTTCGCGAAGACGGCCGCGCGCGTCGCAGACGAGTTCGGCGTCGATTTCGTCCTCTCACCGCAGACGGCGGATATCCGACTCGTCGCTCGGGAGACCGACCTCCCGATTCTGGCGCAAGGGATGTCCCCGCACGAACCCGGTCGGGGACTCGGACACATCCTCGCCGAGTCCCTCCGGGAGGCCGGCGCGACGGGGGTGATGATGAACCACCCCGAACGCAGAGAGACGGCTCCGGAGTTAGAGACGAAGATACGCCGGTGCCGCGAAGTCGGTCTCACGTCCGTCGTCTGCGTCGAGAACTACGAGTTCGGCAAGGCGGTGTTGGAGTGGGACCCAGACTGGGTCGTCTTCGAGCAACCGGAGTTACTCGGGACGACGACGTCTCTCAACGAGACCGACCCCGAGGCGGTCGAACGGTTCTCGGAGTTGGTCGCGGAACGGAACCCGCGGACGAACGTCTTTCTGGGAGGCGGCATCTCCTCGGTGGCGGACGTCGAGGCGGCGTTGGAACTGGCGGACGCCACCGGGTCGGCCTCGTGGATATCGTCGGACGTGCCGGTCGAGGAACGCGAGGAGACTCTCAGAGCGATCGCGGAGGTACTGGCGGAGGCCTGACGAACCGCGTCACGGGGCGCTTCTCGACCGCCGTACTTCCGCTACCGAGAGAACAGTTCCGATACTCGGTTGACTCTATCGTCATCGGGGGTAGAATCGGAAGTAACAACATAGAACATTAAATTAATTATATTCTATGTTGAACCCCGGTATGCATGGTACTATCTAACCCGATGGTCCCGTTCGTCGTGGGGTTGCTTGCAGTGGTCCTGCTGTTGGTGTGGTTGAAACTCCCGGCGTTCGTCGGACTCATCATCGCTACGGTCATCGTCGGTGTCGTGACGCCGGAGGTACCGTTCGCCGAAGTACCGACCACGACGGCGGAGGCGTTCGGGGACGTGTTGGTCGGAATCGGTATCCCCATCCTGATGGCGGCCGTCATCGGGAAGACGCTGATGGAGAGCGGTGCCGCCGAACGAATCGTCCGCGCGTTCCTCGGCATCACCGGGAACGAGAACTCCGAGTACGCGCTGTTGGGGAGCAGTTACATCCTGTCGATTCCGGTGTTCTTCGACAACGTGTTCTACCTGCTCGCGCCTATCGGTCGGTCGATGCGGGCGCGAACGGGCGACAAGTTCGCGGTGTACATCTCGGTTCTCAGTGCCGGAGCGCTCGGGACGCACATGTTGGTCCCTCCGACCCCCGGTCCGTTGGCGATGGCGGCCGAACTCAACGTGGACCTCGGAGTCGCGATGGGCGTCGGCGCGTTGGTCGCGATTCCGACGACTCTCGTCGGCGGCGTCGTGTACGGCCGTTGGATCGACCCTCGGATGGATATTCCGCTCCGCGACGCGATGGGAACGACCGCAGAGAGCGTGAGAGAGAACGCGGACCAACCGATAGACGAACTCCCCGGAATCGTCGAAGCGACGCTGCCCATCGTGGTCCCCGTCGTGTTCATCGCCTCGAACACCATCGCGGGCGTTCTCCTCTCTGAGGGCGCGTCGATACTCTCCGTGACCGCGTTCTTCGGGGACCCGAACATCGCGCTCACGGCGGCGGCTCTGCTATCGTCGTGGACGTTCTACCGGATGAAGGACCTGACCAGGAGAGAACTCGAATCCGAACTGACCGAGGCGCTGAAGAGCGGTGGCAACATCATCGCGATAACGGCGGCCGGCGGTGCGTTCGGTGCGATGCTCCAGAGCGCGGGAATCGGAGACTACATCGCAGGAAACCTCAGCGAAGTCGGTATCCCGCTTCTCATGACGGGATGGCTCATCGCCGGGTTGATCCGAATCGCTCAGGGTTCGGGCACCGTCGCAATCCTGACCGGCGCGTCTATCATGGCACCGCTTACGGGGCCGCTCTCCGTCCATCCCGTCTACATGATGATGGCGGTCGGCACCGGCGGGATGCTGTTTGCGTGGTACAACGACAGCGGCTGGTGGATCGTCAAAGAAGTCGCGGGAATCACGCAAGCGGAGACGTTCAAGACGTTCTCCGCGGTTAATTTGGTGATGTCCGTGACCGGGATAACGGTCGTGTTAGTCCTCTCGACGCTGATGCCCCTCCAGTAAGGGAGAGGCGCGACCTCCCCCGCGAAACCGACGCGGCACTCGTCGGATTCTCCCTCGCCGGTACGACGCACGTCCGAGAGCCCGGCCCGTGAGACTCTCGCGGGAGCGCGCCGACTCCAATAGACATCGGAGGGCGGTACCCAGTCGAAACCGTCACCGTGACGGCCGAGCGAGCGGAAGCCGTCCGTTCCAGAGGCGTCGGGTCACCGTTCGTCGGAACCGACGCTGAAACGCGCACGAGTAGCGCTTCGCCCCATCATAAATACAGCAGGTTATGTTAGAAAGATATTTTATCTCAGGTATAAAAGAACATAGCCCAAGTATTTGTAACCTCTATTCTATTTTATTACCCCAGATATATCAGAAATAAATTGTAGTTTGCGATATTTATGCCACACTAATACCCGACTGTGGAGTTATTTTTCGTTTATCCCCACATTTTTCGGTCTCGTGCGGATTCGTGATTATTGTCCGGATGTCAAATTGTGTTTCGGTGGCAAATACCGCACCGAACCCGGGAAATCGGCGTTCGAGATTGCCGCGGAGTTCGCCGAGCGAACGTCACCGACGTTCGGAGTGACTACCACGTCTCCGTCGTCGTTCCCCGGCGAACGGCGTTGACCGCCGCGCCGAACAGTACCACGATGCTGGCGAAGTACAGCCACGTGACGAAAAGAAGGACGGCCCCGATTATCCCGTACGCCGCGTAACGACCGGCGTTGGACGCGTAGATTCGGAAGCCGATCTGCAGGAGTACCCACCCGACCGCGGCGACGGCCGCCCCCGGCAACACCTCGCCGACCGTCACGTCGACCGGCGGGAGAACGTAGTAAATCGGGAGGAGCGCCAGCGTCAACGCGAGTATCAACACGGCGGTTCCGAGGACGTTGGCGAGCGGAATCTGCAGGTTCAAAACCGAGAGCGCGACGCCGACGCCGACGACGAGTGCGACGGCGAGAGCGATGCCGAGGGTCACGACGAGGGCGTCGCGGACCTGTTCGAGGAGGGAAACGTCGAGGTCGTTCGCGTACACGTTGTCGAACGCCTGCGTGAGGCCGCGAAAGAGTTTCAGCGCGCTCCACGTCAGCGTGAGAAACCCGACTACGGACGCGGCACCCCGTCCGGTGGTGTTGGTCAGCGTCTCCGTCACGGCGCCTTGCCCCGCATCGGAGAGTTGCTGGCTGAGCATGTCGGCGATGCGGGTGGCAAACGCCTCTCCCCCGACGAACGACGCGATAGAGACTGCCAGAAGTATCATCGGGATTATCGACACGAACGCGTAGTAGGCGATTCCCGCGGCCAGATAGGTGATATTTCGGTCCCGTGCGAGAGCGACGACGGATCGGGCGGTCGACATACGGAACATCAGAACCGCTGTCGTAAACCCGGTTGTGGCCGCGGGGTGCGACGCCGTAGGCGACGAACCCGACGTGAGACCGTCGTTCGCCCCCGGAATGGCCGGAAGACGAGCGTCGAACGGCGGGCACAGCACTTAGGGACGGACGGACCCAATCTCGTGCGCATGGAGGCACCCCGACAGTTGCGTTCTGCGGCGGCGGAACGGGAGGAGATCACCATCGCTCACCGGGAGTACGAGGACGAGAACGTCGTCGCCATCGACTTCGGCCCCGGCGTCGAAGCGACGCTCGATATCGTCGGAGAGACGGCCATCGTCGTCGCGGGCGAGAGCCAGTACGAGTTCGAGATTCCGCCCGAAGCGACCGACGTCACGACGAACGACGGTATTCTCCTGATAACGGAGTAACGGAGAGACGGCGCGCCCGCGGGGCGGAGGCCACGTATCCGGCGTCCGAACCGCCGGCTCGGTTCACTCGTCCTCCGCGTCGCGGCGGTGTTCGGAGTCCTCTCCGAGAGCGACGATGTACTCGTCTATCCACGGGGGTTCCTCGCGGTCCTTCGACCACTCGAACAGGTGGCGCTTCTCGTTCGCGTAGTAGTATCTGTAGGCGTC includes:
- a CDS encoding four-carbon acid sugar kinase family protein, with translation MSEPTVAFYGDDFTGSTDVLESLSRNGVDTVLFLDVPDRSDVERFGEVEAIGVAGTSRSMTPDEMDERLPAVFEALGEFDPELVQYKVCSTFDSSPTVGSIGRAIDIGQSVFDSPFVPVVVSAPSLEPRGRYVLFGTLFATVGDETYRIDRHPTMSEHPVTPMTEADLRDHLGEQTDRDIGLLDIRSIDGEEGADLDAALDDVVESDEIVFFDGLNRDHQRKVGRLVWERCESRGEDAAPLFSASSSGLDYALTEYWRSAGVVDASEPPTPADAVDRILVVSGSASPVTEAQIEWAVERGFEGIRLDTERLVDPEKADEARGEAIRAAFEALNAGRSPLLYSARGPDDPAIERTRARAEAAGVTPDRIGDRLGDQQGKITRTICAEAGLDRVCIAGGDTSGHVAPHLDIFALKFLSRVGPGGPLCRAASRETAFDGLEIALKGGQVQTTSDEADFFGAVMEGGAAR
- a CDS encoding phosphogluconate dehydrogenase C-terminal domain-containing protein, whose translation is MATTVALMGAGGKMGCRITDQLRDADRYELRCVEPSKAGRERLAERGLSARPEHEAVSGADIVLLAVPDELIGSITADVVPELDAGTMVVLLDPAAAHADVLYDREDVTYFVAHPCHPSFFTADTGMADDDTDWFGGQGRDEQNIVCALHRGPESDYERGEAIARDIYAPVGDAHRVTTEQMAMLEPALVESLLGSCLYAIRDGYRRVVEAGVPEEAARDFLFGHFRIEFGIVFGLTDFPFSDGAQAAIEQAREDIFTDDWEDEIFARDNVAQSAEEIVADD
- a CDS encoding class I fructose-bisphosphate aldolase; amino-acid sequence: MTGSLGSAVVVALDHGLHWGVFDGFEDRRRTLEAVLEGGPDGILASVPFLEQHRDLLDDHPSVYTIGTVDIIHDSTIPGEQASDEIHRQVFDLEDAARVGADAVKACLIYGRNDPGVLGDNLEFAARIARNGRHHGLEVVLEPTLWGPRIEDDLDADLIGEAARIGAELGPDILKLYYPGDADAFAPIVDRAPSPVYVAGGPLAESESAVLEMTADAVDAGADGVIYGRNVWQHEDPASVVEALKDIVHDGATPDESLARFDR
- a CDS encoding triose-phosphate isomerase, with the translated sequence MSFEPPFFQINYKLYPDTWGEDGLEFAKTAARVADEFGVDFVLSPQTADIRLVARETDLPILAQGMSPHEPGRGLGHILAESLREAGATGVMMNHPERRETAPELETKIRRCREVGLTSVVCVENYEFGKAVLEWDPDWVVFEQPELLGTTTSLNETDPEAVERFSELVAERNPRTNVFLGGGISSVADVEAALELADATGSASWISSDVPVEEREETLRAIAEVLAEA
- a CDS encoding GntP family permease is translated as MVLSNPMVPFVVGLLAVVLLLVWLKLPAFVGLIIATVIVGVVTPEVPFAEVPTTTAEAFGDVLVGIGIPILMAAVIGKTLMESGAAERIVRAFLGITGNENSEYALLGSSYILSIPVFFDNVFYLLAPIGRSMRARTGDKFAVYISVLSAGALGTHMLVPPTPGPLAMAAELNVDLGVAMGVGALVAIPTTLVGGVVYGRWIDPRMDIPLRDAMGTTAESVRENADQPIDELPGIVEATLPIVVPVVFIASNTIAGVLLSEGASILSVTAFFGDPNIALTAAALLSSWTFYRMKDLTRRELESELTEALKSGGNIIAITAAGGAFGAMLQSAGIGDYIAGNLSEVGIPLLMTGWLIAGLIRIAQGSGTVAILTGASIMAPLTGPLSVHPVYMMMAVGTGGMLFAWYNDSGWWIVKEVAGITQAETFKTFSAVNLVMSVTGITVVLVLSTLMPLQ
- a CDS encoding YihY/virulence factor BrkB family protein → MSTARSVVALARDRNITYLAAGIAYYAFVSIIPMILLAVSIASFVGGEAFATRIADMLSQQLSDAGQGAVTETLTNTTGRGAASVVGFLTLTWSALKLFRGLTQAFDNVYANDLDVSLLEQVRDALVVTLGIALAVALVVGVGVALSVLNLQIPLANVLGTAVLILALTLALLPIYYVLPPVDVTVGEVLPGAAVAAVGWVLLQIGFRIYASNAGRYAAYGIIGAVLLFVTWLYFASIVVLFGAAVNAVRRGTTTETW
- a CDS encoding DUF7127 family protein, whose protein sequence is MEAPRQLRSAAAEREEITIAHREYEDENVVAIDFGPGVEATLDIVGETAIVVAGESQYEFEIPPEATDVTTNDGILLITE